TTCTCGCTAAGATTAATACCAAAATTATTATAAATTATTTTGGAGAGTCTGTAAAATTCTTCTTGGTTTATTTTAATATTAAATTCATTATTTATGTTCATTATTATATGTCACATCCGTTATATTAATATTTCTTAATTTTTGCAAATATTAATTAAATATTAATTATAATGTCGAAATTTATGATATCAAATATTTTTTTAATATAAATGTTTGAATTGAAATAATGTGTGAATTATGCTATTTTAATATCTAAAATGCTATTTTATTTCAGTTGAAGGGTTTTTATTATGCGTAAGAGAATAAGTCAAACAAAAAGTGTTACATCTGGTGGTGATTTAAATGATAAAAGAGTTGGGATGTGGGGCATTTTAGCACTTATATTAATTGTATTTGGGTTTATTATTGCACCTTTAATGCCAGGATTATTTGATACTACTGATTTGTCTAATTTAAAGTTTGGCTTTTATAAGGGACAGCCGATTTATTATGCAAAAGATAATAAATTTGCACAATATGTTAATTTTTATTCAAATTTTTATTCTAAATTAAAAAGAGATAATAATTATGATATAGACTATTTTATTTGGCGTTTGGCTTTTATGAAGTATGTTGAAGATATTGCTTTTCTTGATTTGGCAAAAAGTAGTAACTTTTATATTTCAAAAAGTGTTTTGAGTCAAAATATAATGAACTCTCCTGTTTATTTAGATTCTAATGGTAATTTTAGTCCTAAAAGGTATAATAAAGTTTCTGATTATCAAAAGTTTAAAATTTATAGTGAAGCTGTGGAAAATTTGCTTTCTTCAAATATTCAGGTTTTTTTGAATAGTAGTTTTGTATTTTCAGATTTTCTTTTAAGTTCTGTTAAGGAGATGAGTAAGATTAGAAAAAATATTGCTTATATTACACTCTCTTATGAAGATTTTCCAGAAGATAAAATAATATCTTATGCTGAAGATAATCAAAAGTTGTTTAGAAGTTTAGATCTTGTTTCTATTAGTTTTAAAAATTTAAGTGATGCTAATGATGCTTATGACAAATTATCTAAGAGTATGCCTTTTGAAGAAGTTGCTAAGTTTTATTCTGAAGACGTTGCTAATTTTAAAGGTATTGCTTCTTCTAAGCAATATTATTTTGATTTAGATCTTATGCTGAAGGAAAAAGAAGATCTAAATGCAATTTTTTCTTTGAAGATAAATGAATTTACTAATCCTATTAAATCTAAGAGTTCAGGGGAATATAAGATATATAAAGTGTTAAGTGATGTTTATAATTTTGATCAAAATTCAAGTCATGATATTAGTACTGTTAAAAATTATATAGAAACTTATGAGCCCAATGTTATTGAGACTTTTCTTGAAAATAAACTCAATGTTATTTTATCTGAAATTAATTCTGATGTTGGAGAGGAACGATCTTTGCAGAAGTATAATTTGAAAGTTAAAGAAGATGTGGTTAATCTTGCATATAATATGAACATCTATTCTAGTACTTTAAAAGAGCTTTCAATTTTTAGTAATAGTAAAGATTTTTATGACTTAATTTTTGATTTGAAGGAAGGTCAATGGTCTAAACCCTTTTTAGCAGATCATAAAGTTTATTCATTTGCTTTACGTTCGTCTTTTAATGATTCTTATGAGTCTGATACTTTAGTTCAAGAAGATCGTATTATTGATAATTTTTCTCAAGCAAATAGTAAGTTGCTATTAGATAATGTCTTAAATAAAAATAATTTTAAAGAAAATTTTAATGAGGCATTTTTTTCTTTAAAAGATTTTAGTTTAAATGCCGGTAATTAGAGTGTAGTTTAGGCTGTTATATTTTATTGAGTATAAGAGTAGATATGTAAAAATCATGTGATATGTTTTTTAAACAAAATTTTATATTTCTTTTTTTAGTTTTGTTTTCTTGTGTTAAAGGAAATAAGGATTTTATTATTTTTAATAAAGATTTTGATAAGAAGATGAGTATTAGCAAATTAAATTATTCTGATGAAAATGTGAGTGAAGATTCTGGAGAGAATGTGTTTGGCTCTTTAATTGATCTTAAGGGTTATAAAATTTTGTCAGTTCATCAGGAGAATTTAAATTTAGATGTCTATTTTGAGCAAGTGGTTTTGGCTCAAAATTTTGCAGATCTTAAGACGCATTTATTTATTATTGGTTTTGATCCTAAAAGTCATGAAGCAGTTGTTTTGTTTAAGACACAAATAAATATTGATTCCAAAAATTCTTATAATATGTATCTTGAAGATATTACTGGTGATTATGATTTTGATATAGTTGTTCAGGGTTTTTTAGATGAATATGCTGTTTTATATGTTTTTCAAAGGGCAGTTTCTAATGATGTTTCGTCATATAGACCTATATTTTTTGATAAGGTTAATGGAAACATTATTATAAATAAGTATTCTAGATCTTCTGCTTATGATGATAAGAAATCAAGAGAAAGTTATTCAATTTCTTTAGAGAGATATGAAAAGCAGGGTGAGGATATGATAGTAAGTAAGATAGAAAAATATGTATATTCTCAAGTTCAAGGTAAATATTATCCTTTGTCTACTAGTGAAAAGGTTAGACGTGTAGATAATGATGTATATCAAACTTTAAAAAATTTGCCCAAAGATGAAGTTTATAAATTTTTATATGGTGTTTGGTATGATAATGATTCTCATCAACGTTCAGAAAAGTTAGATTCTAAGAATATTTTGCTCTTATCATTTAATAGGCATTTTAATGAAATTAGCATTTTTAAGAATAATTCTCAAGAAATCGCACATATTGAATATATTTCAAGACCTGCCTATAATATTCTTAATATCAGTACTAAATCTGTTTTTTCGGATTTAATAGTATATAATTTTTGGATTAAAATTGTTGATATTGATAATATTGAAATAAAAGTTGATACAGGAACAGATGCTTATGATAAGTATGGGTTCTCAGGTATTTTTAAACGGTTTAATAATTCTGTTTTAGGGAATGATGATCAAAATTTTTTGTTTATTCCAAATGGTAATTATGTTTATAAAGATGTTATTTATGATTTTTCTTATCCTAGTCTTACTTATATTGTTAAAGATAATATTTATTATGGGATTTTTAATGTTTTTAATTTAAATGGTAATTTAGTTCTTGAATATGAAATTAGCATGGATGAGAATAAGATAAGTGAGTCTTTTATTGTTGAGTATAGCGAGAGAATAGTTAATAATCAAAAATTTTCTACGATTGTTCTTCATCCTATTAAAATTTTAAAAGATGAGGTAAGTTTGCTGAAAAGGCAAAAATTAAAACTTGAGAGAATAGAGAAATTAGGATAAAAACTATATGAAAATATTAAGGAGTATTATTACTTATATTAGTTTTTTTTTCTTTGTATTATTTTTTACTGTTTTATTTTTGATATCTTTAATTTTTAAGATATTTGGCTTTGAAAATGCTTTTATAAAGTTTATTTTTGTATTGATTAGATTTGCTATTAAGATTTGTTTATGCTTGTCTGGAATTAAGGTTGTTATTACAAAAGATGATGATTGTTGTTTGAACAAAGGTGGTGGTGTGGTAATTATTGCAAATCATATTGCATCAATGGATCCTATTTTTTTAATTTATGTTTTTGTAAGGCCTTTTGTAATAGTTGCTAAGAGGTCACTTTTAAGTATTCCTTTAGTTAATTTTGTATTACTTTCTATGGGGGCTATTTTTGTCAATAGAAGCAGTATAAGATCTTCTGCTATTACTCAACAAAAGGCGACTAAAATTATTAAAGAGGGTGGAGCTATTGGAATTTTTCCTGAAGGAACCAGAAATAGAGGTGGAAAAACAAAAGATTTTAAAAGAGGTTCTGTTAATTTGGCTTTAAGAACAAATTCTCCAATTGTTCCTGTTACTTTACTTAATACACATAAAGTTTTTATTAAGAATTTAATATTAAATTCGGGATTATCAGTCTATGTGCATATCCATTCTTTAGTAGATGTTTCTAATTTGACAGATTATGAGAAGGAGCAGCTTCATGTTATTGTTAGAGATAAAATAGTTAAAAAATTAGAAAAAATGAAAATTCAATATAATTGTTGATAGGAATTTAAATGAAAATAAATTGTTATGATGAGAGTAAAATTGTTACCTTATCTTCTCTTGAACATATTAGATTACGATCTGGAATGTATATTGGAAGATTAGGAGATGGTTCTAATATTGATGATGGTATTTATATTTTAGTTAAAGAAATCGTTGATAATTCAGTTGATGAATTTATTATGGGTTATGGCAAAGAAATTGTTATAAAAAAAGAGGATAATGTCATTACTGTAAGAGATTATGGCCGTGGAATTCCTCTTGGAAAGGTTGTTGAGAGTGTCTCTGTTATTAATACTGGTGCTAAGTATAATGATGATGTTTTTCAATTTTCTGTAGGGCTTAATGGAGTTGGAACTAAAGCTGTTAATGCTTTAAGCTCAAAATTTTTAATAAGGTCAATACGAGAAGGTAATTTCTTTGAAGCGGTGTTTTCAAAAGGAAATTTAATTAATACTACAGAAGGTAAATCCGATGAACAAAATGGTACTTATATTGAGTTTTTAGCCGATACAGAGATTTTCGGTAAATATAAATATAATGAGGATTTTTTACAAAGAAGATTTTTTCATTATGCTTGTTTAAATAAAGGTTTAAAAATTAATTATAATGATCAAATTTTTCGGTCTGATAATGGACTTCTTGATTTTATAAGAGCCGAGATTAAGTATGAGGATTTACTTTATGATTTTGTTTATTATTCTAGTAAAACTTTAGAGTTTGCATTTTCTCATACAAATAATTATGGTGAGACATATTTTTCATTTGTAAATGGGCAGTATACTAGTGATGGAGGTACACATCAAACAGGTTTTAGAGAAGGTTTTGCAAGAGCCATTAATGATTTTTTAAAAAAAACATATTCATCTACTGATGTTAGAGAAGGACTTGTGGCAACTCTTTCAATTAAAATAAAGGATCCAATATTTGAAAGTCAGACTAAAAATAAGCTTGGTAATATTGAGACTAGAGGTAATATTGCTAAGGAAGTACAAAGGCTAATTTTAGAGATTTTATATAAAGATAAAACACTTGCAAAAACAATAGAGAGTAAAGTTATTGATAATGAACGTCTTAGAAAGGAATTAAGCAGTGTACGTAAAGAGGCAAAAGAGAGAGCAAAAAAAATATCTTTTAAAATTCCTAAGCTTAAAGATTGTAAATTTCATTTTAATGAAAAAAGTGTACATTCTGATTCAACCATGATTTTTTTAACAGAAGGAGATTCTGCAACAGGATCAATGGTGTCTTGTAGAGATGTATATACACAAGCTATATTTTCTCTTCGTGGTAAACCCCAAAATATGTTTGAAAAAAATAGATCCGAAATTTATAAAAATGAAGAGCTTTATAATATGATGGTAGCCCTTGGTATTGAAGAATCAATTGAAAATTTAAGATATAATAAAATAGTAATTGCTACAGATGCAGATTTTGATGGATTTCATATTAGGAATTTGCTTTTAACATTTTTCTTGACTTATTTTGAAGATTTGGTTTTAAATGGGCATATGCATATTTTAGAGACACCACTTTTTAGAGTAAGAAATAAGAGCGCTACTATTTATTGTTATTCTGAGGAAGATAAACAGAAAGCTCTTCTTAAACTTAAAAATCCTGAGGTTACAAGATTTAAAGGACTTGGGGAAATCTCACCAAATGAATTTAAGGGGTTTATTGATGTTGCTAATATTAAACTTACAAAGGTAGATCTTGTCAATATTAAAGAAATAAAAGAGCAATTGGGATTTTATATGGGGCCAAATACTCCTGAGAGACGAAACTTTATTATGGAGAATTTAATTTAATGAACATTAAAACATTACTTAGAGATAATTTTTTACAGTATTCATCTTATGTTATTAAAGATCGTGCAATTGCTAGTGTTATTGATGGATTTAAACCGGTACAAAGACGAATAATACATTCTCTTTTTGAAATGAATGATGGCAATTTTCATAAAGTTGCAAATGTTGTTGGAAATACAATGAAATATCATCCTCATGGAGATACTTCAATTTATGAAGCTCTTGTTAATATGGCAAATAAAGATTTATTTATTGAAAAACAAGGGAATTTTGGTAATCTTTTAACGGGTGACCCTGCTTCTGCATCTCGTTATATTGAATGTCGATTAACTCCTTTAGCGTTTGAAGTGCTCTATAGTAAAGAAATAACAACTTATGAGCCTTCTTATGATGGTCGTAATGCTGAGCCTTTGATTTTTCCTGCTAAAATTCCTGTAATACTTATTCAGGGAAGTGAAGGAATTGCTGTTGGTATGGCTGCTAAAATTCTTCCTCATAACTTTAATGAAATTTTAAGAGCTGTTAAGAGTGAGTTACTTGGTGAAACTTATAAGCTTTATCCTGATTTCCCAACAGGTGGAATAGTTGATGTTAATGAGTATGCTGATGGCAATGGAAAGGTTTTGGTTCGTGCAAAAATTGAACCTACAGATGATAATAAGGCTGTTTTGATAAAAGAATTACCTTTTGGAGAAACTACAGAAAGTTTAATAGCTTCAATTGAGAGGGCTATTCGTAAAAACTATATTAAAGTTTCGAGTATTAATGATTTTACTACAGAAAATGTAGAGATTGAATTGACCCTTCCAAGGGGGGTATATGCCAATGAAATTATTGAAAAACTGTATCATTATACAAATTGCCAAGTTTCTATTTCTGTTAATTTGCTTTTACTGAGTGATAGATATCCTGTTATTTATACTGTTACA
Above is a window of Borrelia hispanica CRI DNA encoding:
- a CDS encoding lysophospholipid acyltransferase family protein — protein: MKILRSIITYISFFFFVLFFTVLFLISLIFKIFGFENAFIKFIFVLIRFAIKICLCLSGIKVVITKDDDCCLNKGGGVVIIANHIASMDPIFLIYVFVRPFVIVAKRSLLSIPLVNFVLLSMGAIFVNRSSIRSSAITQQKATKIIKEGGAIGIFPEGTRNRGGKTKDFKRGSVNLALRTNSPIVPVTLLNTHKVFIKNLILNSGLSVYVHIHSLVDVSNLTDYEKEQLHVIVRDKIVKKLEKMKIQYNC
- a CDS encoding pallilysin-related adhesin — encoded protein: MFFKQNFIFLFLVLFSCVKGNKDFIIFNKDFDKKMSISKLNYSDENVSEDSGENVFGSLIDLKGYKILSVHQENLNLDVYFEQVVLAQNFADLKTHLFIIGFDPKSHEAVVLFKTQINIDSKNSYNMYLEDITGDYDFDIVVQGFLDEYAVLYVFQRAVSNDVSSYRPIFFDKVNGNIIINKYSRSSAYDDKKSRESYSISLERYEKQGEDMIVSKIEKYVYSQVQGKYYPLSTSEKVRRVDNDVYQTLKNLPKDEVYKFLYGVWYDNDSHQRSEKLDSKNILLLSFNRHFNEISIFKNNSQEIAHIEYISRPAYNILNISTKSVFSDLIVYNFWIKIVDIDNIEIKVDTGTDAYDKYGFSGIFKRFNNSVLGNDDQNFLFIPNGNYVYKDVIYDFSYPSLTYIVKDNIYYGIFNVFNLNGNLVLEYEISMDENKISESFIVEYSERIVNNQKFSTIVLHPIKILKDEVSLLKRQKLKLERIEKLG
- a CDS encoding peptidylprolyl isomerase encodes the protein MRKRISQTKSVTSGGDLNDKRVGMWGILALILIVFGFIIAPLMPGLFDTTDLSNLKFGFYKGQPIYYAKDNKFAQYVNFYSNFYSKLKRDNNYDIDYFIWRLAFMKYVEDIAFLDLAKSSNFYISKSVLSQNIMNSPVYLDSNGNFSPKRYNKVSDYQKFKIYSEAVENLLSSNIQVFLNSSFVFSDFLLSSVKEMSKIRKNIAYITLSYEDFPEDKIISYAEDNQKLFRSLDLVSISFKNLSDANDAYDKLSKSMPFEEVAKFYSEDVANFKGIASSKQYYFDLDLMLKEKEDLNAIFSLKINEFTNPIKSKSSGEYKIYKVLSDVYNFDQNSSHDISTVKNYIETYEPNVIETFLENKLNVILSEINSDVGEERSLQKYNLKVKEDVVNLAYNMNIYSSTLKELSIFSNSKDFYDLIFDLKEGQWSKPFLADHKVYSFALRSSFNDSYESDTLVQEDRIIDNFSQANSKLLLDNVLNKNNFKENFNEAFFSLKDFSLNAGN
- a CDS encoding DNA topoisomerase IV subunit B; this encodes MKINCYDESKIVTLSSLEHIRLRSGMYIGRLGDGSNIDDGIYILVKEIVDNSVDEFIMGYGKEIVIKKEDNVITVRDYGRGIPLGKVVESVSVINTGAKYNDDVFQFSVGLNGVGTKAVNALSSKFLIRSIREGNFFEAVFSKGNLINTTEGKSDEQNGTYIEFLADTEIFGKYKYNEDFLQRRFFHYACLNKGLKINYNDQIFRSDNGLLDFIRAEIKYEDLLYDFVYYSSKTLEFAFSHTNNYGETYFSFVNGQYTSDGGTHQTGFREGFARAINDFLKKTYSSTDVREGLVATLSIKIKDPIFESQTKNKLGNIETRGNIAKEVQRLILEILYKDKTLAKTIESKVIDNERLRKELSSVRKEAKERAKKISFKIPKLKDCKFHFNEKSVHSDSTMIFLTEGDSATGSMVSCRDVYTQAIFSLRGKPQNMFEKNRSEIYKNEELYNMMVALGIEESIENLRYNKIVIATDADFDGFHIRNLLLTFFLTYFEDLVLNGHMHILETPLFRVRNKSATIYCYSEEDKQKALLKLKNPEVTRFKGLGEISPNEFKGFIDVANIKLTKVDLVNIKEIKEQLGFYMGPNTPERRNFIMENLI